A single window of Thalassoroseus pseudoceratinae DNA harbors:
- a CDS encoding sensor histidine kinase, with protein MSSTSPIPTDQQGQETRSRVTWMTMVVLTAIVFLLDLVFPLGVAAGVPYITVVFLALWMPDRSSVVVAAIVTTLCTVIGFAIPWPAGTAEFWLGLENRVIALLAQWTIVIFGLQLARRTAELQVANQRAFRIERLAAIGETLAVLSHESRNELNSIQMGMELLRLQTADVPDVESSLDSIQKSANRLQVLFDDVRSFAAPVALQVAKSDIAAIWQRAWESIQKSHRDREISLVERSESPIECSIDAFRIEQVFRNLFENAIAAGSDPVQLTVTTTYSKFEGQRAVIVSVQDNGPGLPEELRAKVFEPFFTTKSKGTGLGLSICQRIVEAHGGIMTLEPSEQGAKFMITLPVGL; from the coding sequence TTGAGTTCCACGTCACCGATACCCACGGATCAACAAGGACAGGAGACTCGCAGTCGCGTCACCTGGATGACGATGGTCGTCTTAACGGCGATCGTGTTTCTGCTCGACTTGGTCTTTCCTTTAGGGGTAGCCGCCGGTGTCCCGTATATTACTGTCGTCTTCTTGGCCTTGTGGATGCCCGACCGTAGCAGTGTGGTCGTCGCGGCGATCGTGACCACGCTCTGCACGGTGATCGGCTTTGCTATTCCTTGGCCTGCGGGAACGGCGGAATTCTGGCTCGGGCTGGAAAACCGAGTCATTGCCCTGTTGGCTCAGTGGACCATCGTGATTTTCGGTCTTCAGTTAGCGCGAAGAACCGCGGAACTCCAAGTTGCAAACCAACGAGCGTTTCGCATTGAACGTCTCGCGGCGATCGGCGAGACGCTCGCCGTGCTATCACATGAGAGCCGGAACGAATTGAATTCGATCCAAATGGGAATGGAACTGCTCCGCCTGCAAACGGCTGACGTTCCCGACGTGGAAAGTTCGCTCGATTCGATCCAGAAAAGTGCGAACCGATTGCAAGTTTTGTTCGATGACGTTCGCTCGTTCGCCGCTCCCGTGGCCTTGCAAGTTGCGAAGTCTGATATCGCTGCGATCTGGCAGCGAGCATGGGAATCGATTCAGAAGAGTCACCGTGATCGGGAGATTTCCCTTGTGGAACGCTCCGAGTCCCCGATTGAATGTTCGATTGACGCCTTCCGCATCGAACAGGTGTTTCGCAACCTTTTTGAGAACGCCATTGCGGCTGGCAGCGATCCGGTGCAGTTGACGGTGACCACGACCTACAGCAAATTCGAAGGGCAGCGTGCGGTCATCGTTTCCGTGCAGGATAATGGTCCGGGACTTCCTGAGGAACTTCGAGCGAAAGTCTTCGAACCGTTCTTCACGACGAAATCCAAAGGGACCGGACTTGGGCTTTCGATCTGCCAACGCATCGTAGAAGCCCACGGTGGCATCATGACTCTGGAACCATCCGAGCAGGGAGCGAAATTCATGATCACGCTCCCCGTCGGTCTCTGA
- a CDS encoding ABC transporter substrate-binding protein, which yields MRSRYLLILLMFSVWGCSSNQDADGTANDGAKKYRIAVIPKGTSHDFWKSVHFGAEKAAKELGNVEISWQGTADETDKEGQIKIVDTFVGRKVDGIVLAPIDRDAFVPVVKRAKQRDIPVVVFDSGLRDLTNVVSYVATDNSKGGHLAGEKMIELMDGKGGVILLRYQAGSESTEQREEGFLEEIEAADGVKVLSESQRVNSSAEEALKIAEQLLRNHKDNVTGVFTVCEPNNKGMLQALENLQMAGDVKFIAFDSDPRIVEGLKDGSVDGVILQDPVNMGYLAVKTMVAKLEGEEVEKRIDTGVYLVTPENMNEEKYQKLLDPDQFEAK from the coding sequence ATGCGTTCGCGGTACCTCCTGATTTTGCTGATGTTTTCCGTCTGGGGTTGTTCGTCAAACCAGGATGCCGACGGAACCGCCAATGACGGCGCCAAGAAATACCGAATCGCCGTCATTCCGAAAGGCACGAGTCACGACTTTTGGAAGTCGGTCCACTTTGGTGCGGAGAAAGCAGCCAAGGAACTTGGGAACGTCGAAATCAGTTGGCAGGGCACAGCGGACGAAACCGACAAAGAAGGGCAAATCAAGATTGTTGACACGTTCGTCGGCCGTAAAGTTGACGGGATCGTGCTGGCCCCGATCGATCGGGACGCCTTTGTGCCGGTCGTGAAACGAGCGAAACAGCGGGATATTCCGGTGGTGGTCTTCGACAGTGGACTCCGCGACCTCACCAATGTTGTGAGTTATGTCGCCACCGACAACTCCAAAGGCGGCCATCTCGCTGGCGAAAAGATGATCGAGCTGATGGATGGCAAGGGCGGCGTGATCCTGCTGCGGTATCAAGCCGGGAGCGAAAGCACGGAGCAACGTGAGGAAGGCTTTCTTGAGGAGATCGAAGCGGCTGATGGCGTCAAAGTTCTTTCGGAAAGTCAACGAGTGAACTCTTCAGCGGAGGAAGCCTTGAAGATTGCCGAGCAACTCTTGCGAAATCACAAGGACAATGTCACTGGCGTGTTCACCGTGTGCGAACCGAACAACAAGGGGATGCTACAGGCCCTGGAAAACCTGCAAATGGCTGGCGATGTCAAATTCATCGCATTCGACTCGGATCCGCGAATCGTCGAGGGATTGAAGGACGGCTCGGTGGACGGTGTCATCCTGCAGGACCCGGTCAACATGGGCTACCTTGCCGTTAAAACAATGGTCGCTAAGCTGGAAGGCGAAGAAGTCGAGAAACGGATCGACACGGGAGTCTACCTCGTCACTCCGGAGAACATGAACGAGGAAAAGTATCAGAAACTACTCGACCCCGATCAGTTCGAAGCGAAGTAA